The proteins below are encoded in one region of Cololabis saira isolate AMF1-May2022 chromosome 21, fColSai1.1, whole genome shotgun sequence:
- the dnm2a gene encoding dynamin-3 isoform X8, producing MGNRGMEELIPLINKLQDAFSSIGQSCNLDLPQIAVVGGQSAGKSSVLENFVGRDFLPRGSGIVTRRPLILQLVNSNTEYAEFLHCKGKMFVDFDEVRREIEAETDRITGSNKGISPVPINLRVFSPNVLNLTLIDLPGMTKVAVGDQPHDIEYQIREMLMQFISKDSCLILAVTPANTDLANSDALKIAKEVDPQGLRTIGVITKLDLMDEGTDAKEILENKVLPLRRGYVGVVNRSQKDIDGKKDIRAALAAERKFFLSHPGYRHMAERMGTPHLQKALNQQLTNHIRDTLPGLRSKLQSQLLSLEKEVEEYKNFRPDDPTRKTKALLQMVQQFGVDFEKCIEGSGDQVDTNELSGGAKINRIFHERFHFELVKIVFDEKELRREISHAIKNVHGVRTGLFTPDLAFEAIVKKQIVKLKTPCLKCIDLVIQELINTFRQCTNKLSSYPRLREETERIVTTHVREREGKTKDQVLLLIDIELSYINTNHEDFIGFANAQQRNTAVNKKRAIPNQVIRKGWLTINISIMKGGSKEYWFVLTAESLSWYKDEEEKEKKYMLPLDNLKIRDVEKGFMSTKHIFAIFNTEQRNVYKDLRQIELACDSQDDVDSWKASFLRAGVYPEKDQVDNEEAAPTDSFSMDPQLERQVETIRNLVDSYIGIINKSIRDLVPKTIMHLMINSAKDFIHSELLAYLYSSGDQNSLMEESADQAQRRDEMLRMYHALKEALHIIGDISATTISTPVPPPVNGNWLQENR from the exons AGATTTTCTGCCGCGTGGGTCAGGCATCGTCACCCGCAGACCTCTCATTTTGCAGCTGGTCAACAGTAATACAG AATATGCGGAGTTCCTGCACTGCAAAGGGAAGATGTTTGTGGATTTTGATGAAGTGCGGAGGGAAATTGAAGCGGAAACCGACAGAATAACGGGATCTAATAAAGGCATCTCCCCCGTCCCAATTAACTTGAGGGTCTTTTCTCCAAACG TGTTAAACCTGACCCTGATCGACCTTCCGGGTATGACCAAGGTTGCGGTAGGAGATCAACCACACGACATCGAGTATCAGATTAGAGAAATGCTGATGCAGTTCATCTCCAAGGACAGCTGTTTGATCCTGGCCGTCACCCCTGCTAACACCGATCTGGCAAACTCGGATGCTTTGAAGATTGCCAAGGAGGTCGACCCACAAG GGCTGCGTACCATTGGTGTTATAACAAAACTGGACCTGATGGATGAAggcacagatgcaaaggaaatcCTCGAAAATAAAGTGCTTCCACTGCGGAGAG gtTACGTTGGTGTTGTGAACCGCAGTCAAAAAGACATCGACGGGAAGAAAGACATTCGTGCTGCTCTGGCTGCAGAGAGAAAGTTCTTCCTGTCCCACCCCGGTTACAGGCACATGGCAGAGCGAATGGGTACCCCACATCTACAAAAGGCGCTAAACCAG CAACTGACCAATCACATTAGGGATACCCTCCCTGGTCTGCGCAGTAAGCTGCAGAGTCAGCTCCTCTCCCTGGAGAAGGAGGTCGAAGAGTACAAGAACTTCCGTCCAGATGACCCGACACGCAAGACAAAGGCCTTGTTGCA AATGGTGCAGCAGTTTGGTGTGGATTTTGAAAAATGCATCGAGGGCTCCGGGGACCAGGTGGACACCAACGAGCTGTCAGGTGGTGCCAAGATCAACCGCATCTTCCATGAACGCTTCCACTTTGAGCTGGTCAAG ATTGTGTTTGATGAGAAGGAGCTAAGGAGGGAAATCAGCCACGCAATCAAAAATGTGCATGGTGTCAG AACGGGGCTTTTTACTCCAGACCTGGCGTTTGAGGCCATCGTGAAAAAGCAGATTGTTAAGCTGAAAACACCCTGTCTCAAATGTATCGATCTGGTCATTCAGGAGCTCATCAACACATTCAGGCAGTGCACCAACAAG CTCAGTTCCTACCCCAGGCTGAGAGAGGAGACTGAGAGGATTGTCACCACCCATGTCAGAGAACGAGAAGGGAAGACCAAGGATCAG GTTCTGCTGCTGATTGACATTGAGCTGTCCTACATCAACACCAACCATGAGGACTTCATAGGCTTTGCTAA TGCTCAGCAGAGGAACACTGCGGTGAACAAGAAGAGGGCCATTCCTAACCAG GTAATCAGGAAAGGCTGGCTAACCATTAACATCAGCATCATGAAAGGAGGCTCCAAGGAATACTGGTTTGTCCTGACGGCCGAGTCCCTGTCCTGGTATAAAGATGAGGAG gaaaaagaaaagaagtacATGCTGCCCTTGGACAACTTAAAAATCAGAGATGTTGAGAAAGGCTTTATGTCCACAAAACATATCTTTGCAATCTTCAACACCGAACAGAG AAATGTGTACAAGGATCTTCGGCAAATAGAGCTGGCCTGTGATTCTCAAGACGATGTGGACAGCTGGAAAGCTTCCTTTCTCAGGGCAGGAGTTTATCCCGAGAAAGACCAG GTTGATAACGAAGAGGCCGCCCCTACAGACTCCTTCTCCATGGACCCCCAGCTGGAACGGCAGGTGGAAACCATCCGCAACCTGGTGGATTCATACATCGGGATCATCAACAAATCCATCAGAGACCTTGTGCCCAAGACTATCATGCATCTCATGATCAACAGT GCGAAGGATTTTATCCACTCGGAGCTCCTGGCTTATCTTTACTCATCTGGGGATCAGAACAGCCTCATGGAGGAGTCAGCTGACCAGGCCCAGCGCAGAGATGAAATGCTGCGCATGTATCATGCGCTCAAGGAAGCCCTGCACATTATCGGCGACATCAGCGCCACCACAATCTCCACGCCAGTACCGCCGCCTGTAAATGGTAACTGGCTCCAGGAAAACAGGTGA